A stretch of Candidatus Sphingomonas phytovorans DNA encodes these proteins:
- a CDS encoding glycerophosphodiester phosphodiesterase, producing MGQTAPVTPPSPPLSPVIVIAHRGVSGLRPEHTLASYQLAIEQGADFIEPDLVPTKDGVLVARHENDITETTDVAKHPEFAARKTTKVIDGEKHTGWFTEDFTLIELKTLRAKERLPMLRPDNAQYDGQFEVPTLAEIIALAKKHSVGGRIVGIYPETKHPTYFASIGLPLEKRLVAQLKAAGWHDASAPVFIQSFEVNNLKALHKLTGIRLIQLMDGNGAPADNAAPSYAAMATPEGLKAVAAYAWGIGPNKDMIIKGDAAPSTLVADAHAAGLRLHPWTFRAENFFLPPSMRVGINPRAHGRLSDDIRRYLALGIDGFFTDFTAIGVEARGTRVN from the coding sequence ATCGGGCAGACCGCACCAGTGACACCGCCTTCGCCTCCGCTGTCCCCCGTGATCGTGATCGCGCACCGCGGTGTCAGCGGCCTGCGCCCGGAACACACGCTTGCCTCGTACCAGCTCGCGATCGAGCAGGGCGCCGACTTCATCGAGCCCGATCTGGTGCCGACCAAAGACGGCGTGCTGGTCGCCCGGCACGAGAATGACATCACCGAGACGACCGATGTCGCGAAGCATCCTGAATTCGCCGCGCGCAAGACGACCAAGGTGATCGACGGCGAGAAGCACACCGGCTGGTTCACCGAGGATTTCACGCTGATCGAGCTGAAGACGCTGCGCGCGAAAGAGCGCCTGCCGATGCTCCGCCCCGACAACGCACAATATGACGGCCAGTTCGAGGTGCCGACCCTGGCCGAGATCATCGCGCTGGCGAAGAAGCATTCGGTCGGTGGCCGGATCGTCGGCATCTATCCCGAGACCAAGCACCCGACCTATTTCGCCTCGATCGGCCTGCCGCTCGAGAAAAGGCTCGTTGCGCAACTCAAGGCGGCGGGCTGGCACGATGCGAGCGCGCCGGTCTTCATCCAGTCGTTCGAGGTGAACAACCTGAAGGCGCTGCACAAGCTGACCGGTATCCGCCTGATCCAGCTGATGGATGGGAACGGGGCGCCGGCCGACAATGCCGCGCCAAGCTATGCCGCGATGGCGACGCCGGAGGGGCTGAAAGCGGTCGCCGCCTATGCCTGGGGCATCGGCCCCAACAAGGACATGATCATCAAGGGCGATGCCGCGCCGTCGACGCTGGTCGCCGACGCCCATGCGGCGGGCCTGCGCCTCCACCCCTGGACCTTCCGCGCGGAGAATTTCTTCCTGCCGCCGTCGATGCGCGTCGGCATCAATCCGCGCGCGCATGGCCGTCTTTCGGACGATATTCGTCGCTATCTGGCGCTTGGCATCGATGGTTTCTTCACCGATTTCACGGCGATCGGCGTCGAAGCACGGGGCACCCGAGTCAATTGA
- a CDS encoding 2Fe-2S iron-sulfur cluster-binding protein, translating into MHFTINGETRKAEPDIRASLLDLLREHLGLTGTKKGCDHGQCGACTVLVNGRRINSCLTLAVMHQDDDILTIEGLGSADNLHPLQAAFVKHDGFQCGYCTPGQICSAVGMLDEVARGWPSHVSGSLSDVELTDAEISERMSGNLCRCSAYPNIVDAIAEVAALAPTGREVAEA; encoded by the coding sequence ATGCACTTCACGATCAACGGCGAGACCCGCAAGGCCGAGCCCGATATCCGCGCATCCCTGCTCGATCTGCTGCGCGAGCATCTCGGCCTGACCGGCACCAAGAAGGGGTGCGACCATGGCCAGTGCGGCGCATGCACCGTCCTGGTGAACGGGCGGCGGATCAATTCGTGCCTCACGCTGGCGGTGATGCATCAGGATGATGACATATTGACGATCGAAGGACTGGGGAGCGCCGACAATCTTCATCCGCTCCAGGCAGCGTTCGTGAAGCATGACGGGTTCCAGTGCGGCTATTGCACGCCGGGCCAGATCTGCTCGGCGGTCGGCATGCTCGACGAAGTGGCGAGGGGCTGGCCGAGCCATGTCAGCGGGTCGCTCAGCGATGTCGAACTGACCGATGCGGAGATATCGGAGCGGATGAGCGGCAATTTGTGTCGCTGCTCGGCCTATCCCAACATCGTTGACGCGATTGCCGAAGTCGCAGCGCTTGCGCCCACCGGTCGTGAAGTGGCCGAGGCATGA
- a CDS encoding xanthine dehydrogenase family protein subunit M: MKTFDYVKAASPESAVAAGGRFIAGGTNLLDLMKLQIEAPGKLVDISRLDLARIEERADGGLTIGALVPNSDLAADARVISNYPVLSRALLAGASGQLRNKASTGGNLLQRTRCYYFYDTAMPCNKRVPGSGCAAIGGFNRILAVLGTSDQCIATHPSDMAVAMRALDATIVTLKPDGDRRRIALADFYRLPGDTPHIETVIEPGELITHIDLPPPSAGTQLYRKVRDRASYAFALVSVAGIVAVENGRIASAALAFGGLAPMPWRDPAVEAALVGKAPSTTVFEAAADVLLADARGFGSNDFKIPLTRRVLIACLRDLTGEAA; encoded by the coding sequence ATGAAGACGTTCGACTATGTGAAAGCCGCCAGCCCGGAATCAGCCGTCGCCGCCGGCGGGCGCTTCATCGCGGGCGGGACCAATCTGCTCGACCTGATGAAATTGCAGATCGAGGCGCCCGGGAAGCTGGTCGATATCAGCCGGCTCGACCTGGCGCGGATCGAGGAACGCGCCGATGGCGGACTGACGATCGGCGCGCTGGTGCCGAACAGCGATCTCGCCGCCGATGCACGTGTCATCAGCAACTATCCGGTATTAAGTCGCGCCCTGCTGGCGGGGGCGTCCGGGCAGTTGCGCAACAAGGCATCGACCGGGGGCAACCTGCTCCAGCGGACTCGCTGTTATTATTTCTACGACACCGCCATGCCTTGCAACAAGCGCGTGCCGGGTTCGGGCTGCGCGGCGATCGGCGGGTTCAACCGTATCCTCGCCGTGCTCGGCACGAGCGACCAGTGCATCGCGACTCACCCGAGCGACATGGCGGTGGCGATGCGCGCGCTCGACGCAACGATCGTGACGCTCAAACCGGACGGAGACCGGCGGCGAATCGCGCTCGCGGACTTCTATCGCCTGCCCGGCGACACGCCGCATATCGAGACCGTGATCGAGCCGGGCGAGCTGATCACCCATATCGACCTGCCCCCGCCCTCCGCCGGCACGCAGCTCTACCGCAAGGTGCGCGACCGGGCCTCCTATGCCTTTGCGCTTGTCTCGGTCGCCGGGATCGTCGCGGTCGAAAACGGCAGGATCGCCTCAGCGGCCCTCGCCTTTGGCGGGCTCGCGCCGATGCCATGGCGCGACCCGGCGGTCGAGGCGGCACTGGTCGGCAAGGCGCCCTCAACCACCGTGTTCGAGGCGGCGGCGGATGTCCTGCTGGCGGACGCCCGGGGCTTCGGGTCGAACGATTTCAAGATCCCCCTCACCCGCCGCGTGCTGATCGCGTGCCTGCGCGACCTGACGGGAGAGGCGGCATGA